One Arachis hypogaea cultivar Tifrunner chromosome 2, arahy.Tifrunner.gnm2.J5K5, whole genome shotgun sequence genomic window, TATCCAAGCTAAGACTAAACATAGCCATTAGTTTTTCACCTTTGATATGATTAATGCACCATGATCTaagtttcttatttaatttttatttacttatttttatccCTTTTTTAAACTTTCGATTTTTTTTGGTTCTGAAACAGATACAGGAATCGAGTGATTtggaagaatagaaaaaaaaattgtaatatgTGACTTCAATTCTTGTAATTTGAATAAATAGTTTTACTATAATTAacttaattgaatttttaattaagttaaagAAATTGTTAGTATTAATCATGATAACTAAATTTAATTCCTTCAATAATAGTCGAACATATCATAAAGGATAATCAACCCCTCATTTATGAAAAGATTAGGTAgaaattatcaaattattataattcttaATGTTACTATTACCACATACTTAACttttactaatatttaaaaaatattatcaaattatCTTAAaatgtaatttatatatattaataacattttaacaaatattaaatatattttttgttaataaaaaattttattaatattcttCTAAATATTCAATAAGATTTAGTAAAAATGttacaataaatattttataataatattataaaaaaatgttacaataatAGACTTTTTTTGTAACACGTagaaaaatattacaatagatattttttgtaacacttaaaaaatattacaatagatatatttttataatacttaaaaaaatattacaataaatattttttataacatttaaaaaatatcataataaatcTTTCTAATAATACTCTAATAAATATTACAATTTATCTTTTTtgctaatataaaaaaatattacaaaaaatcttctttgttaacaataaaaaaatattaccatatgttacgatgggtaaccggagattaatggggtGGATTCGTTAGGTTAGCCCAATCGTCTGAGGAGGTAAGCCTTCGAATGGGTTCGCACCTTTGGGGcttccgtccgacttgtgagcgTGAGTGAACGGAggtggtacctacaaagacactccgatgcctaagtcagcaagggtgtgagcaggtctagagggtattgggacttagagatacctgagaggtgtcagtgtatttatagtggtgaaccaataaccaccgttggagtagttccaccttttaaggtggataaccgtccctttatcttaggaaagttgcgatatggctcctggaagtgggttgagagattttaggggcagttattatctgccagctaatcctcGTTTCCGACTTCCTTAGAGCAAGTCATGGTGAGAGCCGACTTCTCAGGGGAAGATCGGTGTACTATGAGGCTCAACCCTGTGGGTTGGGCCTgtcgtttggacctgggccttatcgttgggtcagggtatgaacagtgcccctactcgagcccaatttcttttaagaGTTGGGGTCGAGTATTATAACGCGGGACCATAGCCATCTGGGGCGAagctccttcgaatgacttttttgttgtatttgtttgtcatcctttgtttcaatgctgcttctctaaTGTGGGCTCATTCTCGGACTTCTGGGAGTAGCTCAAGttcttctttgtgcccctgtgTGTTTCCAACCTCATCGTAGAAGctcacccttgggctttgctcgttGATTTtgactggtatcatggcttctatgctaTAAGCAAGTcagaagggtgtttctcctgtggcagactgaggtgtggtccgataagcccaaagtacttgtgggagctcttcagcccaggctccctttgtgtCCTGCAGCCTTTTCTTCAACCCTGCCAGTATGACCTTATTTGcggcctcggcttgtccatttgcttgtggatgttccaccgatgtaaactgatgtttgattttcatgcGGGATACCAGGTTTTTGAAGGTTGAGTCGGTGAACTGAGTGGCATTATCGGTAGTGATGGAGTGAGGTACCCCATACCTGGTGATAATGTTCTTGTAGAGAAACTTGCGACTTCTctgagcggtgatggtggccaatagttctgcttctatccactttgtgaaataatccaCTCCCACTATTAGATAATTTACTTGCCCCGGCACTTGGGGGAATGGTCCTAGCAAGTCCAatccccattttgcgaaaggccatggggaagttatactaatgagctcCTCGGGAGGGGCTacatggaagtttgcatgcatatggcatggttggcactttttcacaaattctgtggaatctttttgtaaggtcggccagtagaacccagcTCGGATTACCTTTCTGGCTAACGACCTTACTCCAAGATGGTTCCTGTAGATTTCATTGTGTACCTCCTCTAGCACCTCGGTTGTCTTTGAGGTTGGGACGCACTTTAGtagtggtgttgatatccccctatTATAGAGGATATTTATCACCAGCGTGTAGTTTTGTGCTTCCCTCTGGATCTTtttggcctctttttcctctttggagaggatgtcgaatttcaggtattcgactaagggctTCATCCACCCGAGATCTAATCCGGCAACCTCAAAGACATCTTGAACAGCCTCTGTTTTGGCCACAGAGGGTTCAGGGAGAtcttcttggatcaggcttctgttgttccctcctggtttggtacttgcaagcttggagagggcgtctgccctgcTGTTGAGGTCCCGAGTTATATGCTTTACCTCGGTCTCCTCAAAGCGCCTAAGGTGCTCcaaggttttgtccaagtaccttttcatgttaggatcttTGGCCTGATACGCTTcgtttatttgggaggtcaccacctgagaGTCGCTGAATATCATTACTTTGGTTGCACcaacttcttctgccagctttagCCCTataatcaaggcttcatattctgcctgattgttggaAGCTGGGAACTTGAACTTGAGGGAGACTTCTATTTGTGTTTCCCCTTTGCTgaccagtattatgcctgcaccgcttccaacCTTGTTGGAGGACCCATCTACATATAACTCCCATGTAGTGGATTTCCTCTTGATCTCCGGCGTATTCTACTAGGAAGTCGATGAGGCATTGAGCTTTTATTGCCATCCGGGCTTCATATTTCAGGTTGAATttggagagctctattgcccattcaACCATTCTGCCCGCAATGTCCGTCTTCTGGAGGATCTGCTTCATGGGCTAGTTTGTTCGAACTTTTATCGTGTGCGCTTGGAAATACGGCCGTAATCAGcgtgaggctactactaaggagtatGCAAACTTTTCAAGTTTTTGATACTTTAGTTCTGGGCCTTGTAAAACTTTGCTAGTGAAGTACATAGGATGCTGCCCGACCTCATCTTCccgtattagagctgatgctacagCTCTGTCTGCTACTGACAGATACAGGACGAGCTCTTCCCTGACTATGGGTCGGGTCAGAATCGAAGGCTGGCTCAAAAACCTTTTGAACTTCTGGAATGCTTCTTCACATTCCAAagtccattcaaactggcatccttttcttagtagagagaatagtggaagggatcttagtgCCGATCTCGCCAGGAATCTGGAAAGGGCAGCGAGCCGGCCATTCAATTGTTGGACCTCCATtagacaagtcgggcttttcatttctagaatAGCTTTGCACTTCTCAGGGTTTGCTTCGATCcccctttgtgttagcatgaacccTAGAAACTTTCccgcctccaccgcgaaggtatATTTTGTGGGATTTAATCTCATCCCATGTAACCTTACGGTGCTGAAAACTTGCGAGAGATCTGTCAAGAGGTCGGTTTCCTCCTTAGTTTTCACCAGCATGTcatctacgtagacctccattaAGTTCCCGAGGTGGGGAgcgaacactttattcatcaacctttgatatgtggcctCAGCACTTTTTAATCAAAAAGGCATTACCACATAGTAGTAGTTTGCTCTAGGTGTGattaatgaagttttttcctcatCCGGCTTGTACaacgggatttggttgtatcccgagtaagcaTCTATAAACGACAAGTAATGATACCCTGAGCTTGCATCTACTAGAGTGTCAATACTGggaagtggatatgggtctttggggcacgCTTTGTTCAGGTCTGTGTAGTcaacgcacatcctccacttgccgttttgCTTTTTGACTAGCACGACATTTGCTAGCCATGCCGGATACTTGACCTCTCGGATGAAGTCAGCCTCCAAGAGGGCTTGCACTTGCTCCTCCACCACCTGAGCTCGTTCTGTTCCGAGCTTGCACCTGCGCTGCTGTATGGGTCGTGATCCGGGGTGTACTgaaagcttgtgggacatgagctgaGGGTCTATCCTtggcatgtcggaagctttccaagcaaagaggtcggaattatctcGCAGGAGCTTTATCAGCCTTTGTTTCAAATCTCCGTCTAGGCTGGCccctatgttggtattttttccttcctcttttccGATTTAAACCTCTTCAGTTCTTCCCCCCGGCTGTGGCCGCAGCTCTTCTTTAGCTTTTATTCCCccgagctctatggtgtgaaCTTCCTTACTCTTTCCTCGGAGGTtcaagctttcattgtagcattttcttgccaacttctggtCTTCCCGTACCGTCGCAATTCCCTTAggtgttgggaacttcatgcaaaAGTGAGGGGTTGACACTACCGCTCTGAGCCGATTTAGCATAGTCCTACTGATCAAGGTGTTATACGTTGATCCGACATCGATGATGATAAAGTCAATGCTTAGAGTTTTGGAATTTTCCCCTTTTCTGAAGGTCGTGTGGCAGGGGATGTATCCCAGTGGCTTAATTGGCATGTCTCCTAGCCCATACAGGGTGTTCGGGTAAGCTTTTAGCTCCCTTTCATCCAACCCTAATTTGTTGAATGCGGGCTTAAAGAGGATGTCCGCTGAACTCCCTTGGTCCACCAAGGTTCTGTGGAGGTTGGCATTCGCCaagatcatggttatcaccaccGGGTCGTCATGCCCGGGCATGATCCCCTGCCCGTCCTCTTTGGAGAACGAGATGGTTGGTAGATCGGGAGACTCGTTTCTAGAGAATCCTCCAAAGATCATATGTTTGTGTCTCTCGggggtttgtggtggtgggtctcttctgtcctcatcatctcgctttctttttccatgattgttcgacatttccatgagatatctatcaagtcgGCCTTCCCTGGCCAacctttctatcacatttttaaggtcatagaaatcatttgttgagtggccatacatcttatggtactcacagtagtcacCGCGGCTTCCCCCTTTTTGTTTTTGATGGGTCTAGGGGGCGGCAATCTTTCAGTATTACAGATTTATCTGTATACGTCTACTAGGGAGACTTTTAGAGGAGTATAGGAGTGATATCTCCTCGGCCTGTCGGGACCgacctcctcttttttcttcggttccctttctttctctttttctgagTGAGGGGGCCCCTGTCGCTAGCTTGGCTCCCGTAATCTGGCATTtttctccatattgatgtacttttctgctctctcttgtacatcactcaaagaggtggggtgcctttttgatatggactgagaGAAGGGGCCCTCTCTAAGTCCATTTACTAGCCCCATGATAACTacctcggtgggcaggtcttgaatctccaagcacgctttgttgaacctttccatgtagtctcgtagaggttctccgacctcctatTTAACTCCCAGGAGATTCAGTGAGTGttttactttatccttctggatggagaacctcattaAGAACTTTCTCGAGAGGTCCTCAAAGCTGGTAAAAATTATATTGACTAGTAGTGTAATAATAAtgtagattaatttttaaaaattatattgactAGTTTAAAACCTCTACagaataactattatttttaaaatgaaaaagtctttttgtgggggttttaaaccgCCACAAACATTGACCAAAAACTGCCACAAAAGTTCAATATAAAACCCCCACTAAACACAAACAAAACCCCCACTGAATAaattgtggaggtttttaaaaacccccacaaaagaccttgtggcacctcaaattttgggggttttagGAATCCCCACAAATCATTTggtgggggttataaacctccacatATAAGAGAAAAAACtgtcacaaataaataaaaactttGTAGTGGAGTTGATTGGtggcttggattgtggttggaagcttaaATTGCACTCAATTTTGGGTTTTTGGCATATTGGAAATCGGACAAAGTATGTAATATGCGCGGAAATTagtcgattaagaatttataatgaaAGTAGCATTGCAAGTTAGTTGTTAACCGAtggaaatctgcttatcaatttaaaaagggttgtcacaaaacaaagaaaaaaatactgggagtatgaatcccaggtcgtctcccaacgagttacagagaGAGTGCTATTTA contains:
- the LOC140176952 gene encoding uncharacterized protein, which codes for MIFGGFSRNESPDLPTISFSKEDGQGIMPGHDDPVVITMILANANLHRTLVDQGSSADILFKPAFNKLGLDERELKAYPNTLYGLGDMPIKPLGYIPCHTTFRKGENSKTLSIDFIIIDVGSTYNTLISRTMLNRLRAVVSTPHFCMKFPTPKGIATVREDQKLARKCYNESLNLRGKSKEVHTIELGGIKAKEELRPQPGGRTEEV